The window ATTGTTAATAAGGCAGCAGTAATTTGTCAAATGGTAAATtgcaaaaacatgcacaaaaaaaaccccaacatATTATTACTGAACGCACACCCTTtgaaaaaaatcatcatctgCTGGTTTGAACTCAGGCTCCCAACATCTTCTTCACCATGTAACCAGGCATGTTGTACAGGAACAGACCCAAGAtggcgagcagcagcagagcagtgacGATCTTGATGGTCAGCCACCTGTACTGGTTACACACCAGGTTCTTAGCGGCTTTGAAAGGGATGAGGAACCAGAGGAGGGCGATGTCTGGACGGCTGGTGGAGCACAAGAGACGTGAGGAGATGTTAGAGAAGCCAAAGCCAGACAAGAATCCAAAATAGTTCATTGGAGCCTGGAAACAGGTTTTCACGTACTGATATAACCTGTGGTAAGACCTGCTTACCCAGGAGCAGGCACTTCTGCCGCTCTAGGCCAAAAATAACTGTACCGTACCATTACCTCCACACACAGGGTTATATTCTGGTTGGTGTGGTGGTTGGATGAGAAggatgaataaaacacacagagccaagTGTTGGAGCACCCAGAACTCCAGAGTGTATGGATTGTGTTGGTGTCAGGAGTGAAAAGCTCACGTTTGACCAATGTGACATTACCAATAACTCAGTAGAGACGATAAGGACGAACTGAATAAGTGTTTTAGTCGGTTTATCTGTAAAATATCATCCAAACATTTCAGGAAAAGGTAGGATTTAAGATACGATTAAGTGTTTAGAtctgttttttgtctgtattttacTCAAGATCATGCACACAAGGACACTTTTTTGCAAACGTAATAATTTCATaatagttaattaaaaaaactgtgctTTAAGGATAGTGAGAAATCAGTGCATGAAAGAAAAATTCAGGATATGATATTAATTAAGataattttagatttttttttgcctttctACATCAAATAAGATTGGTTGGATCTTTCTTAGAGTTTTCAGTCTTGCACAATTCAATCCGTGTTGTTCGGAGGTCAACAAATATTAGCTTTTTTGAAACAAAATTCACAAATCTTAAGGATGCCGCGCACGCTatggataaaatgaaaatagagaaataaaaataatcagaatACTGACCAAAATACCTCAAcataaagtcaaaatacaaaacaccaCAAGGCAAAAGTGAATTATACACAGTCAGCTTTACtgttaaataattcagtttgaTGGTGATTTGGTTCCAAGCTTTTGCTGCAGCTACTTTTCACAGTATTGGGTTCTTACCTCTTGATCAAGTGAGACTTTTACTCTGTTTGACTACACTGGTCCCATTTGTACTGATGGTGCCTTGTTACGTGATGTACAGCTTTTGTTTCACCGCATTcctcacagtgtgtttttatctaGACCTATAAAATGACTCAGCTTGACTGATATTATTGATTCTAGGTCGTTTTTAGGCTGTGATTGAAGGGAAACCGTAGACAGGAAGTAagcagggaagagagagagagagcaagcgAGAGGGCATCTGGTTAGTGAAATTGCTGGAAACCTTCTGCAGAGGTGTCTGAGCAACATCTCAAGCTCCCAGCATTTTCTTGATCATGTAACCAGGCATGCTGTAGAGGAAAAGAGCCAGCATGGccagcagcaggagagctgtGACAATCTTGATGGTCAGCCACTTGTACTGGGTGCAGACCAATTGTTTTATGGCTTTGAGGGGAGTGAGGAACCACAGAAGGCTGGTGTCTGGACGGCTGGAAGGACAGAAACATGTGTTCAGGAATACAGACTTTCAGCAGAATGGACCGTTCTAATGTCACGCTTCTCAAATTTAAAGGTCAATGTTGCTGACATCACTGAAACACAGATCATTTACAGAATGTTGGGAACTTCTAAACGATTCTAGGCAGAAATTCACAAACGATATGAAGAAACAGCAACTTACCATGTAAAGAAAGAAGACAAGTCCAGAAATTGGTTGAAGCGAATCCGTGTAAATGTCTTTCCTCATTTCATGAAATTgctttttatgtttaatttatatttatttatgcattttttacGCGTGTTTAAGACTTCCAGTTTTATGTTCATGACCGatttatcattatatttattcatcggtttattataattttatttatcatgctatttatttcatttatctgCTTTGCATTGGTTACGTTTCGGAGTTAAGCCGGAGTTTTagatgtgtttgtatttgaataCATAAACTTAAGTATTCGCTGTGTGTGTAGGAGGCGTAAAAGTAGAAGCCAGAGAATAAACTGGACAGTGCTGTGCTGGGAAAACATCCTTCATACTTGGGTTTCTCCAGTGGCTCCGGTTCGTTGCGTCCTTCACCCACTGGGCttttttctgcttcctctccagTCAGCAGGTGAAGCTCTGCTTCCACTTTTCCCTGTAAAGACCaaaacatttagattatttAGATATGTAAATAACTTAATTTCAATGCACAGTCTTGAATTACAGAGGACGGACAGTATTTCAGtacttattttaatattaataacatattttattgtatattgGGGTGAAACGTCTTTAGGAATTTGAATAGATTGTCgtgaaatgtgtaaaacacaTTGATGTCACActcagaataaactgtaagaacttTCCTGTATCATAAAAAAATCTCCGTCCTCAGCAGATCATGGTAAATATCATATCTGCTTCAGTGAACATCTGGATGCAGTCTCACAGATCCacgagcagagcagcaggcagCTTTTTACTTTGACTCACCGTCAGCTCAAACTCGTCATCTTCATTTCTGGCGACAAACGGCCACCAGCCCTTGATCCTCTTCTGTTTGAAGATGGAGACACAGGGCATCTCCCCCTCATTTGTCACCATCTCTATAGTGCACTGCTTGGGAGTCTTTGCACCGCGAGGGAAACGGTTCAGGTCCAGCTCAATAGCACCTACGAAGAGAGATTATTCAACTTAGATAAATGTAAGAGACGTCTTCTCAGTTAACAAAGAAGAGGATCTAATGAgtataattgtaaaatatactaacatacatatatatttggttgtagaGAGTATGTTTTGTGGTATCTGTTCAACAAAACTGAACGTATAGCATCAGTTTTGATTCTGGGATTCAGGAAGCAAAAAGGTTATTTTAAACGATTGTCTGCCGTACCTAAGAAGTCATCTGCAGAGAAATGGTCGGCGTCCCACACTTGCAAGTTAAGACGAGCTGGAATCTTGTACTCGGTCTCGTCCCAGGCAAACATGGACTCTTTCTTTGAGATGACGATCTTCTCTTCAGCCATGAGGTAGTCAAAGGGGTAGACGAAGCGCCAGTTGAAATTGCCCTCCCCGGTGATGGAGTGGTAGTGGACGTCAGTGTCCTGCTTGTCCTCCTGCTGCCCTTTCAGCCAACTGTTGAAAGGGAACGGAGAGGGATGAATTCACAATGTTGAACAAataaagtgttgtttttctgtcaaaaatgaagaaaggaagataaaagaaaatgtgaaaaaaatccaCTTATCAAACCCATAATTACCCTCGCACAAATATGTCACTGGATTTCTCTCCAGTAAAGATGTCGTCGTCCTCCAGAACGACTTCATCTGTGTTCCAGATGATCACCCTCAGTTCAAACCTGGACATGAGCAAACATCACCAGATACAGCACATgaccaaattaaacatttctggATGAATCCATCACATTCATTTACAAACAAGGTTCAAGCAAGAATTCACATTTTGGCcaaaaaacaaattataaagAGTATTTGAATCCTGCAAATTAACTATGTCAGCCAGTTCTGAGAAGAGGACGTACTTCTTCGGTTTCCTTGGTGAAATGTCAAGTGCTGGGCctggagcagtcatgtctttaGGAAACATGTCCACCCACATCTCAATCCGTCCCTAATTTCAGTTGAACGAGACAAAACTCATATATTATTCAAGAAAATACCATTGGATTAGAGATCGTACTGGTGTGTAGTTGGTGTGAGTAGAGCTGACATGAATATATCAATGTACCTGTTCGATTCCCGGTTTGTCAGGATGGAGCAGGGGTCTTGTTTCCACGTGCTCAGGAGTGAGTTTGCATCCGGCCCGGGGCATATCCTCCCAGTGCTTCAACACGGTCAGAGCCAGGTGTTCATCCGTCTGCTTCTTCAAACCTGACGGACGGGATCAGGCACATGTTGATCAACTTTATCTTAAAGTGCTTTTGAAGGAGGTCAGTTTAATCGAGTGTGTGGGAAAACAACAGATACCGTTTTCATCCTCGATCTCAGTCTGTGCCATGAAGACACGGTTGTCCACCTTCACTCTTCCTCCGGGGCCATAGTGAGGCCCGTCCAGTTTCCCCTCCTTGCACAGCTTAGCCAGGATGTGGGTGGGTTTCAATGGGTCCCTCCAAACATTGTAACCATGACTACAGAAAAGAGCGAAAGTACACGACACATAAATCTTTGTATAAACCAATGTAACTGCAGTATACTATATCCTGGGtttaatattgttatatttctaCAATCCTGTATTGCTCTGTGGCAGGAAGGTCCGTTTCGATTCTTACATGGCGTAGTTAGAAGTGATCCCACACGTGgctctgtgtttgctgtagAAACGGTTCTCCAGGTCCAGTTTGGTTTCCCCGATCAGATCGTCGGTTCCAACCAGGTCCCAGTCGTAAATCGACACCGTGAGTGTGGAATCCATCGGGAATGTGGCCTCCACGTCAAAGGATCTGAGCGGATAAGAAACACAGGATTTGTTGAGTTTTCGTGCATAAATGTAACTTTGTGAAGTCATATGAATTGTTTTGCTtagtttatatatgtatataaatagatagaaaaatACAGCATATCCACTTACTTGCCAAACAAGGGGTTCAGCTGTTTGGAGATGTAGTTCTCCTTGTCTTTGATTTCTGTCTTTCCCAGTTTAATCGCGATGTACGGGTCAGCTTTCCCATTAATGTCAGCCGGGTGCAGATCAGTTGCCTTGAAAATAAGATGTTTTAAGCATGAATTAAATTACCAAAATAATCCTGTCTGCAGAATCTGATCTCTTCCTGTTGTATTTGGAAGATAATTTagattaaaatacagaataCGTACCCTGATGACATAGATGCGGACGAGAACGTTAATGGGGTCGTTGTGAGGAATGTTTTGAAACATTCCCATGTTGGGGTCGAAGTTCACGTCTCTGGACAGATCGTCCGACACTTTGTACATGCACAGTGAGCCCTGAGGGGGCAGAAACAAGTGAATGGTTCtattggaagaaaaaaaacatatatgtaACCTGAGAAATGACCTAAACCTAAACATTTTGTTCTTACTTTGAATTTCCCAACAATCCTGTCCTCGTCTGTCACGTTCTGGTCATCTTCATCTCCGCCCTTTCCCCTGAACAGGTTGAAACTGTGGAGCCAGTCCTCGAAGTTGTCAAATTCACTTTCCAGCTCCTTTGGATAAACCTTttagtgaaaagaaaaacaaaacatgaagcTGACAATAAAACACCAATTCAAACAGGTGGAGGGAATTCAGATGAAAGGTAATTGTAACAGTGGCTAAAATGGGCTGCAATTGAATGTGTCACAATTATGTGGCCAAAACCAAATTGTCCTTTTTTAGTCCAAATTATCATCTTGTCATGTGCAGGTAACAATtatattctttttcattttgatctGGACTTACTGTCATAGGTAATGtgttgactttattttattacctTCAGCTCGTCCAACTTTGGCTTTTTCTTCTCGAACGGGTCGAAggtcatcttcttcttctttccttttcccctCTTAGTGCCTTTCACAGGAGAGTCCTCGGGTTTGATATCTGAGGACAGGTCAGCaggaaggacagaggaggaatgGTGCGGGGGCGGGGGCGGGGTGAAGGAGCAGAGCACTCGAGATATGAATTCCACATGAAAGTTGACAAATACCAGCTGTTATTGTGTACAACCCGCGTGCCATTGAACTGTATACAGCTGCAGTATACAGTTCAGTGGCCATGCTGTGAGAGGACCCCCAGCTCATGAAAGATGAACACGTACTTAATGTGAAAAGCCAAGTTATATATTTACTACGTAAGCAGAAGAAATACTTCTCTATCATTGACTCTATCTAGTAACTGATAAGTGAGTTCAAGAATTGCCAGGAAGTAAGAAGAGTATTTAGAATCTTCACTCTTCACAATTTTGTAATTCAGCAAAATATTAAGACATCAATGCTTTGGAAGTAACGCACATGAAAACAATTGTTAAGAATAACTTAAAGATATTACTTTTCAAAGGGccggacacagacacacatacaactttgaaactgaataaaaaaagccCTGAGCCAGTTTTGTTTAAGGTCATCTGGTTTCACCTCCAGCATCTGTAATGTCCACGTCGTCTTTGTCCTCTGAATCTGACAGAGCTGCTTCCTGAGCCTTGAGAGCCTGTCAGAGCAGAAAGTCATCTCGTCACTGAGAAGTAAAACCAAACTGTAATAATACATTAATTTATGAGTTGGTCAATTGCTCGTGGTTAACATGGTGAAAGGGTCAACTCTCATTTTCTAAACGTAGTGGCCAAATTGTTTTATTGGCTAAACTCAACCGAGCTGTGACTGAAaactgtatttctttctttctgacagAACTCCCTGAATACAAACTTGTCCCACAGAGTTTTTCTTACCTCCATCAAAGTCTCAATGGAGGCAAAATATTTGGACCACCAGTCCAACATGCTCTCGTCAAGCTCCTCCTCTTCggcctcctctcccttcttcctcttcttcttcttcccctttCCATCCTTATCGTCGTCCTTTTTGTACAAAGAGCATCACACGTCTTATCGGTTAAACTTTTGGATTTTTGAAACCGTAAATAAAATAGTGTAGAAGCACCACAGCACTATTCTTACCTCAACTTTGACCACAGCATCAGAGCACTAGGTGGAAAAGCAGATTGCATAATGTCATGCAATAATAGTGTTTTGCATTATAATCacaatctgtatttttttagtGTGGAAATGCtgtttcatttctatttatatAATGTTCTTTAAGTAGGATTATTAATTAAACTGGGTCTTGTTctttgaataaaagtaaaaaaataaacgtaCAGAGTCGAGTTTGACCACAGTGTCCATCTTCTTAAAAGCCGGCTCAGATTCCATGCCGACAACAATAATTTCCTCTGAAAGATAAACGGATGATGGGATGTTAGACCCGGTCATTACAGGGTAAACACATTCTTTGTCTTCATCATTTGTGGCTCCTTCGTTTTTTACCTGTTGTGTTTGAGGACCAGTTGTTGGCCTGTTTGTCCGTCGCCCTGTAGATGAACTTCCTCAGGCTGGTGACGGCGTTGGAGCCGACCAGCGTGTAGCGGCCAAAGGCCCTGCAGTCCACCACTCGGATGTTCAGTGGCGGGTGGAGCAGCTCATTCTCAGGCAAATCCTCACAAACAAAATCCAGAATTatatcaataaaaacagaatttaCACGTTTACAGGAATTTGTCAGCAGACCACTGGAggcatgttttctgtgttgaagGTAAAAGTAGGAAATGGAGTAAACACTGATTAGAAACGAGTACTTTAAAGGATCACATACCACTTCAAACCACTTGACCAGGGTGCTGAAGTTGGGGTTTTTCTTGTAGTTGGGGATGAGGGCCGACTGAACCCCCTTCCCGGCGCATTCAATGTCTACGCGAGGCCGATCCACCTGGGCCAGATTCACCCGTTTCAGGTCTCTCAAGCCCCAGAACAAAACCTGAAGCGTAGGGAGGTTCACCAATGTTCAAATTCAAGcctgaataattttttttacaccgtcatatttaacattttcaacttTTACCTCAATCCTGTACTTGCTGAGCACTGGTCTGATTCCCAGTGGTACAGGCAGCAGCGGACCACGGTCTATATCTGTAGGGCCTTCTATCGGAGGCAGGTCGGCTTTCCCATTGGGTCCAAGCTAAGAGACGGGACAGGAAAGCAACGTGACATTTATAGCAGTCACATAAGCACACAGCTCGAGGATGTCTGCTtttcacacactgacctgcaggAGTTCAAAAGCTGCCAGCATTTCTCCAGCGGTGCAGTTCCCACGGTAGATCTGGTAGTACTCCAGCTGCGGAGGGAAGCGCGGGGGGCCATAGTGCTCGTCGGCCATCTTGACCACGGGCTTGGCAAAGGTCCTGCCCATGAAGTCCGCTTTGCCCTGCAAACACATGACAGATAAAACCTCAAATGTCCACAGCATAAACCTGAAATGTGGTTAGAATTTTGAAAGAAGGgtctttttgaaaaaaatattaataatataattatgtgATTTTTACCATCAGCATGAAGAAACATGGCTTGAGATGCACATGTTTCAACAACAGATACAGAAGCGCTGAGggtaaaaaagacaaaaacgacaaaaaagacaaaagcccTGAAATAACCAGTGAACTGCAAAACAGACATATTGCTATAATAACAAAAAGATCACTGAATCATTAATGAATCTTCCTGAAAAGATAATATAAAATCTCTCTTGCAGTTAGTGGTTGTAAAGAGTCAAAATTCTCCATTGGCCACAtacaaaaaaagcacaaaaatgtGATGTAAAGGAATGCATCAGGTATAAGTTCCTCATCCTCGAGGACTGTGGAGACTTAGTTCATTGATATATGTCTTATTCCTCTTGCATGCCTTTCAACACTATTTATTCTGCACACATATCAGTGTTTCTACAGAACATCAGAAGCATCAGAATCCACACTCTACTTATCCATCATCCAAAACAATGGTGTAATTGACAGgagcaaatataaaatatcagtcAGCAAAAGCATTTTATCAGCACGACAGAAACACAAGTGTTGCATGTCAGGATTTATTACTTCTAACAGAAGAACATGATATTAAAGTCATATCACAACCTGGTTTTTGTGACATGTTTACTCTTACATTTCAACTGAAAAACAGGCATAATGTTAAATTATCAGGTGACAGAGAGATGCTGGAAGTCAGTCAGAGTTGGGGGGGCTGAGAGACGGTCTATATAAACAGCAACAGGCAGCAAACTTGGCTTTAGGCCAGTTATAGAAATCACAGATTGTTTTATGAGACATATCTAACCCAGTGTCCAGTAAAATCCATGATACTTTCAGCTAACAGCTAACGTTCTCtacaatacattaaaatatgtgCATcagatataaaaatacacagaaaatacactgaatgctccaaaataaaaccaaatattattttgaaaagcaagTGTTATGCTGATAACTTTGAtacttttaaaaagttgatctagaaaatgagtttcaattcattttttgcATTGCAGTTACAGCCTCTCGCCTCTGGGAGTGCTGCAGTCCTCGGACGAAGATGGACGAGCACAACAAGACAGATTCAAACAGAAACtatttcaaaacaaatcttacCACTGTGTCTTGATCATAGATTTCAATGACGATGATGGGGGGGTCGTCTCTCAGCTCATTGGCTTCTCCGAACAACTCCACGTTCTCAAAGACCAGCAGCTGGTCCCACGTGGGGCAGAGAGTTTCAGGCAAGACCTGGAGAGAAAACGGACAATGGCGGTGATGTTGAATCTGCTGTAGAACCGATCATATTTTAGGTGACTGGGAGGAGTTGGTGCCTACCTCGGTGACCTGACTTTGCGTGGAGAAGAAGACTCTCGCAAAGGGATCAGACAGACCTGTGCTGTCAGCAGCAAACAGGCTGCGAGCTTGGTACATGTGGACCCTCAGCTGGAAGATTTGCTTCACTGTGGAGGCGTGCAGAAATTCATCaatgagaaaagaaatcacacatCAATGCACATTCCGAAGACATTGgtagatatttttgtttgtattatctCCATAATGTTTATATCCTTAATCGTTAATGTGAGAGATACTGAATTGGTTGATGGTCTTACTCATGTAGGTGAGGCTAATGGGAGGTGAGCACGGCATGCCGGGTCCTTTGGACAACTTGTTCTCCTCAAATCCATTGGGGAGGCCACTCAGGTAGTCTTTGCGCTGCCTGTTTAGACCCAGCCACAGATAAATCTCTATCTTGGACTGCACTGTCCAGCCAGCAGGCCCAAAGCCTTTCTTTCCAGGGATCTAAATGAATACAATAAAATCAtgacaaaactgttttgttaCAGATGATGAAAGGGATTTGATCAATTTTACTTTACAATGTTGGATGTAAACTCACCCTGAGAAAGATTGTCTTGACTTTGCCGCACTCCTTCCCCCTTTCCTCCTCTATAGTTGAGTAAAGGATGTCCTTGGAGGGCACGCGTGCATAAGCAATGCGCTTCCCGTTACTTATCATCCATATGAAAACATCAGGAACGCTGTGCTGAGGCTACAAGAGGAAGAATGTTCATATAAAACATGATGAGACCACAATGAAACAGTCatgtacaacaaacaacacaatttgTGAGTGCGAGGCAAATATGATATTGCAGATCTTACTTCATCAGCCAGGAAGCGCAGCTTTGTGAGGAAGTTCTGAGCCAGCTTGATTTTATCTCTCACTGTGCTTTTCTTCACCTGGGACCTCATGGCCTTCGCTTGCTGGCCAATGGACTCCTACAACCAGAGACAGGCCAGCGTTCAGCAAGAAAGTACAATATATACAATCAGCAACTGTGAGAAAGGATCACTCCTCGTGATTCTTTTTTCCACCTACCACTTCTGACATGCACAGCTTCAGTCTCTCCCTGTCAAGTTTGGTTTTACCGGACTGGTTCTGGTCCTTGTTTGCCAGCGCAAGAAACTGACTGAAAGAAGAAGAGCTCACTCAGTTTGACAATCTTTATTAATCCATTATAGTGCATGATGAACAAATAATGTTATTACAATATTTGgtaaatgatgaagatgaagtacCTGCATCCGTGGCTGAGTTCCTCCAGGACACCTCTCAGTCTGCGCTCAGGATAGGACTTTTCTGTCTTAATGACTTCCTGCACATCGTTTAGTCCCTCCTCCTGTAGAAACAATGAAAGAtgtaagtttgtgtgtgcgtgtgcatgtgcgtgtgtgtatgtgtgtgtgtgtgtgacttacCAGTTTATATGCAATGTTGTCTATGATGTTGGCATTGTACAGCCTCCTTCTCTGATCCTGCCACCAACTCTTGATGTAGATACACGGCTTCCTCTCAAAGTACGGCAAGTGGAAGTAGTTTCTGTCAATTAGAATGAGTGATGGCAGCGTAAATAAAAAAGCTCTCAGGTTAAATGTGGCACACAAACGCCGACTTTAGTGAAAAGGAATTAATCTTAAGAGAAAAGCTTTATtcacaaaaaataacatttcaaactaTTCAACTTCTTTAAAGAGTTGTTACTATCTAATACTAAAAAACGTAAATACAACCCATGCTTTTTGCCTGCCTTTGTTTATTCATAAAGTagtctgttgttgtttgcatTGTCCAACTATTAGAATGAAATTCTTGCCCTGACCGATCAGTGATGACAGGCTTCATGGGAGGTGTAGTTGCCACTGATGTCAGGTCTCCGTCATCGTCCACCTCCTCGTCGCTGGAGTTGTGAATCAGTTcagtttcttcttcatctccgtCGCCtccacctctcttccctttgGTTTTTGTCTGGACAATCCCATCTATCTCGTTGCCGTAGTAACCTTGCAAACAGCAACGATAGTAGATTATAAAACGGGCCTCGCTTATAGAACATCTTAAAATAATGAGCAGATTTATTATGGCCCATGAATTAACATGAAGCACAGTAACAATAGTTACATCAGAATACTATGTTAAACCTGCACAATTTCtgcaaaaaataaactaaacagaACAAGGTTGTTTAAAATACGAGAAGGTAATGGACAATACCTATGGTGACCTCAAAGTTGATGGGCTTATCTCCAATCTTTCTATCGATCATTGTTGCCTCGAGGAACGATCCGAAGAGGAAAAATTCCTCGACCTTCCCAGTTGCGGTCTGTGAAATAAAGAAGCAGGTGTGAGTGTCTGAATGAGAGTAAACACTGTCCCACCTTTTCTTAATTTAggaaccaaacaaaacaattgatTTCAACCCATTTTAATAGATGACACCACGTCCTTATGGTCGTGTAATACAAGCTGATGGACAGTGAAATGAATCCCTGATGACCTGTGGATACGCTCCCACTGTCCTCAATTGAATCTGCTGCGTGACTCACATTGTCCCCAAACAAAAAGAAGCCACATTAACTCAAACAGCGTGTTAATAATGCACCAGGTGGGCTAAATAAAGACAATGAATAATTCACATTAGCTGCAGCACAATGACCCCGGAAACAATTGGATTCCTCTGCACGGCCGCTCATCCAGGCAGGGACCCACCTCTGAGATGTTGGGCACTCCCTCCACCTGCGCATCTGTGGAGCTGGCCACCTCAGGGGAGGAGGGGTCCAGGATCTCCACACCCAGGCTGATGAGCAGACGGGCTCTGAAGGACACCCCCTCTCCGAGTCCTTCGTTCAA of the Hippoglossus stenolepis isolate QCI-W04-F060 chromosome 10, HSTE1.2, whole genome shotgun sequence genome contains:
- the LOC118115885 gene encoding LOW QUALITY PROTEIN: otoferlin (The sequence of the model RefSeq protein was modified relative to this genomic sequence to represent the inferred CDS: substituted 2 bases at 2 genomic stop codons), with product MKRSKHRGHKEDRNGDEPAILETENLDRQGMFMGGGQDLDTISVASVTAVTTNVSNKRSKPDIKMEPSSGRPVDYQVSVTVIEARQLIGLNMDPMVCVEIGEDKKYTSMKESTNCPYYNEYFVFDFHVPPDVMFDKILKVSVIHSKNLLRSGTLVGMFKLDVGTIYTQPEHQFNHKWALLSDPDDITAGCKGYVKCDVAVVAKGDTIKTPHKAKESDEDDIEGNLLLPEGVPAERQWARYYLKIYRAEGLPRMNTSIMANVKKAFIGENKDLVDPYVQVLFAGQKGKTSVQKSCYEPIWNEQIVFTEMFPPLCKRIKIQLRDSDKVNDVAIGTHFLDLRKISNDGDKGFLPTLGPAWVNMYGSTRTYSLMDEYQELNEGLGEGVSFRARLLISLGVEILDPSSPEVASSTDAQVEGVPNISETATGKVEEFFLFGSFLEATMIDRKIGDKPINFEVTIGYYGNEIDGIVQTKTKGKRGGGDGDEEETELIHNSSDEEVDDDGDLTSVATTPPMKPVITDRNYFHLPYFERKPCIYIKSWWQDQRRRLYNANIIDNIAYKLEEGLNDVQEVIKTEKSYPERRLRGVLEELSHGCSQFLALANKDQNQSGKTKLDRERLKLCMSEVESIGQQAKAMRSQVKKSTVRDKIKLAQNFLTKLRFLADEPQHSVPDVFIWMISNGKRIAYARVPSKDILYSTIEEERGKECGKVKTIFLRIPGKKGFGPAGWTVQSKIEIYLWLGLNRQRKDYLSGLPNGFEENKLSKGPGMPCSPPISLTYMMKQIFQLRVHMYQARSLFAADSTGLSDPFARVFFSTQSQVTEVLPETLCPTWDQLLVFENVELFGEANELRDDPPIIVIEIYDQDTVGKADFMGRTFAKPVVKMADEHYGPPRFPPQLEYYQIYRGNCTAGEMLAAFELLQVSVXKADILELCAYVTAINVTLLSCPVSXLGPNGKADLPPIEGPTDIDRGPLLPVPLGIRPVLSKYRIEVLFWGLRDLKRVNLAQVDRPRVDIECAGKGVQSALIPNYKKNPNFSTLVKWFEVDLPENELLHPPLNIRVVDCRAFGRYTLVGSNAVTSLRKFIYRATDKQANNWSSNTTEEIIVVGMESEPAFKKMDTVVKLDSCSDAVVKVEDDDKDGKGKKKKRKKGEEAEEEELDESMLDWWSKYFASIETLMEALKAQEAALSDSEDKDDVDITDAGDIKPEDSPVKGTKRGKGKKKKMTFDPFEKKKPKLDELKVYPKELESEFDNFEDWLHSFNLFRGKGGDEDDQNVTDEDRIVGKFKGSLCMYKVSDDLSRDVNFDPNMGMFQNIPHNDPINVLVRIYVIRATDLHPADINGKADPYIAIKLGKTEIKDKENYISKQLNPLFGKSFDVEATFPMDSTLTVSIYDWDLVGTDDLIGETKLDLENRFYSKHRATCGITSNYAIHGYNVWRDPLKPTHILAKLCKEGKLDGPHYGPGGRVKVDNRVFMAQTEIEDENGLKKQTDEHLALTVLKHWEDMPRAGCKLTPEHVETRPLLHPDKPGIEQGRIEMWVDMFPKDMTAPGPALDISPRKPKKFELRVIIWNTDEVVLEDDDIFTGEKSSDIFVRGWLKGQQEDKQDTDVHYHSITGEGNFNWRFVYPFDYLMAEEKIVISKKESMFAWDETEYKIPARLNLQVWDADHFSADDFLGAIELDLNRFPRGAKTPKQCTIEMVTNEGEMPCVSIFKQKRIKGWWPFVARNEDDEFELTGKVEAELHLLTGEEAEKSPVGEGRNEPEPLEKPNRPDIALLWFLIPFKAVKNLVCNQYRWLTIKIVTALLLLAILGLFLYNMPGYMVKKMLGA